The following is a genomic window from Acuticoccus sediminis.
GACACGACCGATTCCGAGCGCCGCCGCCAGCCCGAGCTGAGCCGCGTGCAGCGGATCGCCAAAGTGGCGCCGATCGAGAACGAGTTCGAGATCGACCCGGCGGACGATGCCGATGACGACGCGGCGCGCGTCAGCCGCATGAACCAGAACATGCGGCAGGTCGCGCGCCAGGCTTCGCTCGACCCGGGCGACGGCATCGAGCTTTAGGAGAGCCGCGATGACGAAATCCCCGAAGAAGCAGCGTCTCTCCGTCTATCTCGAGCCCGAGGTCATGAAAGCTCTCGCTGCGCACGCGGCTCGGCGTGGCCACTCGCTGTCACTGATCGCAGAGGCAGGCATTGCATCCTTCCTGTCGCCCGACGCTGCGGAACGTCAGGAGGCGGCGATCACCAAGCGGCTCGATCAGATCGACCGGCGCATGAGCCGCGTGGAGCGCGACGTCGGCATCTCCGTCGAGACGCTGGCGATCTTCGTCCGCTTCTGGCTGACCACAACGCCTGCGCTTCCCGAGCCTGCCGCTCAGGCCGCTCGCGCCAAGGCCGGCGAGCGGTACGAGGCGTTCATCGCGGCTCTGGGTCGCCGACTCGCGAGCGGCCCGAAGCTCAGGCAGGAGATTTCGGAAGACATCGATCCCGCGCGCGACGCGGAATAATCGTCGGCAAGGGTATCGCAAGTATAGAGAGGTTCCGCCGTTTCCCTGTCTTTGTACGCCACAGTACGACGACCACATTTCGGTTGTTGTCACGCCCTGATTTCTGCCTCTTCTACTCATCCCCGATCCAGGGCCGCACTTCGCGGGCCCGCACGAGAACGGGGACGACGTGGCGGCCACTCACCAGAAATCGGAGGCAATCCTTCGCGGCGCACGCATGCTGCGCACGGCCCTCGGGCCGGCGATCGCCCAATTTCTGGAAGATCCCGCGATCGTCGAGGTGATGCTCAACCCCGATGGGCGGCTCTGGATCGACCGCCTGTCCGAGGGACTATCCGACACGGGTGAGAGGCTGTCGCCGGCCGATGGCGAGCGCATCGTTCGCCTCGTCGCGCACCATGTCGGCGCCGAAGTTCATCCAGGCAGCCCCCGCGTCTCTGCCGAGTTGCCGGAAACGGGAGAGCGGTTCGAGGGCCTTCTGCCCCCCGTCGTCGCCGCGCCGGCCTTCGCGATCCGCAAGCCTGCGGTCGCTGTGTTCACGCTCGACGACTATGTCGCGGCCGGCATCATGGCGGACGACCAAGCTGAAGCACTGCGGGTCGCCGTCGC
Proteins encoded in this region:
- a CDS encoding CopG family transcriptional regulator, which translates into the protein MTKSPKKQRLSVYLEPEVMKALAAHAARRGHSLSLIAEAGIASFLSPDAAERQEAAITKRLDQIDRRMSRVERDVGISVETLAIFVRFWLTTTPALPEPAAQAARAKAGERYEAFIAALGRRLASGPKLRQEISEDIDPARDAE